A region from the Euleptes europaea isolate rEulEur1 chromosome 13, rEulEur1.hap1, whole genome shotgun sequence genome encodes:
- the RAB9B gene encoding ras-related protein Rab-9B, translated as MSGKSLLLKVILLGDGGVGKSSLMNRYVTNKFDSQAFHTIGVEFLNRDLEVDGRFVTLQIWDTAGQERFKSLRTPFYRGADCCLLTFSVDNHQSFENLGHWQKEFVCYANVKDPDHFPFVVLGNKVDKVERQVTTEEAQAWCLENGNYPYLETSAKDDTNVAVAFEEAVRQVLAVEEQLEHCMLGHTIDLHSSAKSGSSCC; from the coding sequence atgagtgggaagtcGCTGCTGCTGAAGGTGATTCTCCTGGGCGATGGTGGCGTTGGGAAGAGCTCCCTCATGAACCGCTACGTCACCAACAAGTTTGACTCTCAAGCTTTCCACACCATCGGGGTGGAGTTCCTCAACCGGGACCTGGAAGTGGACGGGCGCTTTGTGACCCTCCAGATTTGGGACACGGCAGGCCAGGAGCGCTTCAAGAGCCTGCGGACCCCCTTTTACAGAGGGGCAGACTGCTGCCTGTTGACCTTCAGTGTAGACAACCACCAGAGCTTTGAGAATCTGGGCCACTGGCAGAAGGAGTTTGTCTGTTATGCCAACGTGAAGGATCCTGACCACTTCCCTTTCGTTGTGCTGGGCAACAAGGTAGACAAGGTGGAGAGGCAGGTGACCACCGAAGAAGCCCAAGCCTGGTGCTTGGAAAATGGAAATTACCCCTACCTGGAGACCAGTGCCAAGGACGACACAAACGTGGCCGTGGCCTTTGAAGAAGCTGTTCGGCAGGTGTTGGCTGTGGAGGAGCAGCTGGAGCACTGCATGCTGGGCCACACCATTGACCTTCACTCTAGTGCCAAGTCGGGGTCTTCGTGCTGTTGA